A portion of the Myxococcales bacterium genome contains these proteins:
- a CDS encoding serine/threonine protein kinase, producing the protein MRVGPYRIVRQLDLGVATVVELAEHDALPRLAVIKRLRDVVQAGSAFSRALENEGVTLSALQHPAVVTLYELVKTEQSLALVLEYLDGTRLDALLSRAGGKVTSEVAIAVGAVLADALAHVHERGFVHRDVKPSNVLVTKSGQLKLFDFGASTPALPEAGGARPRASRSDGELAFGTPAYLAPEEILGAEVDGRADVFSLGVVLFELASGERPFGARAKLAVAPPLADKVTHVDAGLAEQVARCLAPSAAERPSASELAASLRARSTRAPEVVLAAFLSEPPKALPSGPSPSSSRTGPGTRRYVVAVVVAALLVLVSAVGLAVRAAARLRTVDGPKRATVEVARLRVLAEPWAEVWVDGKHVETTPFARPLELAAGPHALILRHPDAPEVRRDLVLTGGAEETVDVVMALPEPTSGDAAPDSAAVREGGAG; encoded by the coding sequence ATGCGGGTCGGACCCTACCGCATCGTTCGCCAGCTCGACCTCGGCGTCGCCACCGTCGTCGAGCTCGCCGAACACGACGCGTTGCCGCGCCTCGCGGTGATCAAGCGCCTGCGCGACGTCGTGCAGGCGGGCTCGGCCTTTTCGCGGGCCCTCGAGAACGAGGGAGTGACGCTCAGCGCGCTGCAGCATCCCGCCGTCGTCACCCTCTACGAGCTCGTGAAGACCGAGCAGTCGCTGGCGCTCGTGCTGGAGTACCTCGATGGAACGCGCCTCGACGCGCTCCTCTCGCGGGCCGGCGGCAAGGTCACGAGCGAGGTCGCCATCGCCGTCGGCGCCGTCCTCGCCGACGCGCTCGCTCACGTGCACGAGCGCGGCTTCGTGCATCGCGACGTCAAGCCGTCGAACGTCCTCGTGACCAAGAGCGGTCAACTCAAGCTCTTTGACTTTGGCGCATCGACGCCGGCGCTCCCGGAAGCCGGCGGGGCACGGCCGCGCGCCTCTCGGTCCGACGGCGAGCTCGCCTTTGGAACGCCGGCGTACCTGGCACCGGAGGAAATCCTCGGCGCCGAGGTCGACGGTCGCGCCGACGTTTTTTCCCTCGGCGTCGTGCTCTTCGAGCTCGCCAGCGGCGAGCGGCCCTTTGGCGCGCGCGCGAAGCTCGCCGTCGCGCCGCCGCTCGCGGACAAAGTCACCCACGTCGACGCTGGCCTCGCGGAGCAGGTGGCGCGTTGCCTGGCGCCGTCGGCCGCGGAGCGCCCGTCCGCGTCGGAGCTCGCGGCTTCGCTGCGCGCACGGAGCACGAGGGCGCCGGAGGTCGTTCTTGCCGCGTTTTTGTCGGAGCCACCGAAGGCGTTGCCGTCGGGGCCGTCGCCGTCCTCGTCGCGCACTGGGCCCGGGACGCGCCGCTATGTCGTCGCGGTCGTCGTCGCCGCGCTCCTCGTCTTGGTCTCCGCGGTCGGCCTCGCGGTTCGCGCCGCCGCTCGCCTTCGCACCGTCGACGGGCCGAAACGCGCGACGGTCGAGGTGGCGCGGCTCCGCGTCTTGGCGGAGCCGTGGGCCGAGGTTTGGGTCGACGGCAAACACGTGGAGACTACACCTTTCGCGCGGCCGCTTGAGCTCGCCGCGGGGCCGCACGCTCTCATCTTGCGCCATCCCGACGCGCCCGAGGTGCGTCGCGACCTCGTGCTCACGGGCGGCGCGGAGGAGACGGTCGACGTCGTGATGGCGTTGCCCGAGCCCACGTCCGGAGACGCAGCACCCGATTCAGCCGCCGTTCGAGAGGGAGGCGCAGGATGA
- a CDS encoding 2,3-bisphosphoglycerate-independent phosphoglycerate mutase: protein MSSARPRPVVLCILDGFGERAERDDNAVRMAKSPRMDALFAGYPHGLIGTSGPDVGLPVGQMGNSEVGHMNFGAGRIAMMDISRIDVAVADGSLGKNAVIARVMDAAKGARLHLFGLVSDGGVHSSLVHMLALLEEARARGIVCVVHAFLDGRDVMPGTAVTYLAALEEKLASMPGSRIGTVSGRYYAMDRDNRWERVERAYRAIVEAKGPRFATARAGVLASFDAQKTDEFVEPFVVDGYGGVKPGDAGLHTNFRPDRARELSAALASPSFAEFERVGNIPPLAIYACMTTYDTRLALPVAFPKETYPDIFPEVLAAHGMTQFRCAETEKYAHVTYFFNGGREEPFAGEERKMLPSPKDVDTYDKKPEMSARAVTEAVVAAVDSGRFDFILVNFANPDMVGHTGDLGAAIEAVEAVDIGVGALADAVRARGGVLFLTADHGNCELMKDPATGQPHTAHTLNPVPLLYMNDADTKASVRAGGRICDVAPTILTLMGLPVPPSMTGRNLLERR, encoded by the coding sequence ATGAGCTCGGCACGTCCTCGCCCCGTCGTTCTCTGCATTCTCGATGGCTTCGGCGAGCGCGCCGAACGTGACGACAACGCCGTACGCATGGCCAAGAGCCCGCGGATGGACGCGCTCTTCGCGGGCTATCCGCATGGCCTCATCGGCACGAGCGGCCCCGACGTAGGCCTGCCCGTCGGGCAGATGGGTAACAGCGAAGTGGGCCACATGAACTTTGGCGCGGGCCGCATCGCGATGATGGACATCTCGCGCATCGACGTCGCCGTGGCCGACGGGTCGCTCGGAAAAAACGCGGTCATCGCCCGCGTGATGGACGCCGCGAAGGGTGCGCGGCTTCACCTCTTCGGCCTCGTCTCCGACGGCGGAGTCCACAGCTCACTCGTGCACATGCTCGCGCTTCTCGAGGAAGCGAGGGCCCGCGGCATCGTATGTGTTGTGCACGCATTCCTCGACGGGCGCGACGTGATGCCGGGCACCGCGGTGACCTACCTCGCGGCGCTGGAAGAGAAGCTCGCGAGCATGCCTGGCAGTCGCATCGGCACCGTCTCGGGGCGCTACTACGCCATGGATCGCGACAACCGGTGGGAGCGCGTCGAACGGGCGTACCGCGCCATCGTTGAAGCCAAGGGGCCCCGCTTCGCCACCGCACGCGCCGGCGTCCTCGCGTCGTTTGATGCCCAAAAGACCGATGAGTTCGTCGAGCCCTTCGTGGTGGACGGCTACGGCGGCGTGAAGCCCGGCGACGCCGGCTTGCACACGAACTTTCGCCCCGATCGCGCGCGGGAGCTCTCCGCCGCGCTGGCGTCCCCCTCGTTCGCCGAGTTCGAGCGGGTCGGCAACATCCCTCCGCTGGCCATCTACGCGTGCATGACCACCTACGACACGCGCCTCGCGTTGCCCGTCGCGTTCCCAAAGGAGACGTATCCCGACATCTTCCCCGAGGTCCTCGCGGCGCACGGCATGACGCAGTTCCGCTGCGCCGAAACCGAGAAGTACGCCCACGTCACCTACTTCTTCAACGGCGGTCGCGAGGAGCCCTTTGCGGGCGAAGAGCGCAAGATGTTACCGTCGCCGAAAGACGTCGACACCTACGACAAAAAGCCCGAGATGAGCGCGCGCGCCGTGACCGAGGCGGTGGTCGCCGCCGTCGACTCGGGCCGCTTCGACTTCATCTTGGTCAACTTCGCGAACCCCGACATGGTCGGTCACACCGGCGACCTGGGCGCTGCCATCGAGGCCGTCGAGGCCGTCGACATCGGCGTGGGCGCGCTCGCCGACGCCGTTCGTGCGCGCGGCGGGGTCCTCTTTCTGACCGCCGACCACGGCAACTGCGAGCTCATGAAGGACCCGGCCACGGGCCAGCCGCACACGGCCCACACACTCAATCCCGTCCCGCTCCTCTACATGAACGACGCCGACACGAAGGCATCCGTCAGGGCCGGTGGTCGCATTTGCGACGTGGCCCCGACGATTCTCACCTTGATGGGCCTCCCGGTGCCGCCCTCGATGACGGGGCGCAATCTCCTGGAGCGACGCTGA
- a CDS encoding formamidopyrimidine-DNA glycosylase produces the protein MPELPDVTVYVECLAERVVDQPIAAVRLASPFVLRTAVPPVSEVVGKVVCRVRRMGKRIVFALEAELFLVVHLMVAGRFQWLEREAGAPPGKIPGKVGLFAIDFPVGTLVLTEASTKKRASLHVVRGKEALATFDRGGLELFGATLASFRDAMSRQNHTLKRALTDPTILSGVGNAYSDEILHEAGLSPVQQTKNLSNDAWARLFAATTRVLAMWTDTLRREVAASKRKFPEKVTAFRDGMAVHGKYGAPCPRCGTKVQRIRYADNETNYCPTCQTGGKLLADRGLSRLLGKDWPKTLEELEERRQPAASAAPAAVPVPAGPAATPERARLRKKT, from the coding sequence GTGCCCGAGCTTCCGGACGTCACCGTCTACGTCGAATGCCTCGCCGAGAGGGTCGTCGATCAGCCGATCGCAGCGGTGCGTCTCGCTAGCCCCTTCGTGCTTCGCACGGCGGTGCCGCCGGTGTCCGAGGTCGTCGGCAAGGTCGTCTGCCGGGTTCGCCGCATGGGCAAGCGCATCGTCTTCGCCCTCGAGGCGGAGCTCTTCCTCGTCGTCCATCTCATGGTCGCAGGACGTTTTCAGTGGCTCGAGCGCGAGGCCGGTGCGCCACCGGGAAAGATCCCCGGCAAGGTGGGCCTCTTCGCCATCGACTTTCCGGTGGGCACGCTCGTCCTCACCGAGGCCAGCACGAAGAAGCGCGCCTCACTCCACGTTGTCCGCGGAAAGGAGGCGCTCGCCACCTTCGATCGCGGCGGCCTCGAGCTCTTCGGCGCCACACTGGCGAGCTTTCGCGACGCCATGAGTCGCCAGAACCACACGCTCAAGCGCGCGCTCACCGATCCCACGATCTTGAGCGGCGTCGGCAACGCCTACTCCGACGAGATCCTCCACGAGGCCGGGCTCTCGCCGGTGCAACAAACGAAGAACCTGAGCAACGACGCGTGGGCGAGGCTCTTCGCCGCGACGACGCGGGTGCTCGCGATGTGGACCGACACGCTGCGCCGGGAGGTCGCAGCGTCGAAGCGCAAGTTCCCCGAGAAGGTCACGGCCTTCCGGGACGGCATGGCGGTGCACGGCAAGTACGGAGCGCCGTGCCCGCGCTGCGGCACGAAGGTGCAGCGCATTCGTTACGCCGACAACGAGACGAACTACTGCCCCACCTGCCAGACGGGCGGCAAGCTGCTCGCCGATCGGGGGCTCTCGCGGCTCCTCGGTAAAGACTGGCCGAAGACCCTCGAAGAGCTCGAGGAGCGGCGTCAGCCGGCCGCGTCAGCTGCCCCTGCAGCGGTGCCGGTGCCCGCCGGCCCGGCGGCGACGCCCGAGCGAGCGCGCCTTCGGAAAAAAACGTAA
- a CDS encoding ribonuclease HI: MPWIEARLRGQKVLARANPDGSLHDEEGRVEIRYKPNDGRAYRAGVRNLTIIGEGVLPEETCGPAEVPAPKDDATSGQKAGDGATQKPKAPKTKKPSAPEPSAAPKDAWIAYTDGACTGNPGPAGAGFIVIGPDGGAPREGFEWLGEGTNNVAELTAVLRAAEAVPLDAPEVVIHTDSKYAIGVLSMGWKAKANQALIAKAKSALKELRKVRFVYVKGHAGIPLNERADELAREAIVVRRSMLLGRS, encoded by the coding sequence ATGCCCTGGATCGAAGCGCGCCTTCGTGGCCAAAAGGTTCTCGCACGAGCGAATCCCGACGGCTCGCTCCACGACGAGGAGGGCCGCGTCGAGATTCGGTACAAGCCCAACGACGGGCGCGCGTATCGTGCCGGCGTTCGGAACCTGACGATCATCGGCGAAGGCGTGCTCCCGGAAGAGACCTGCGGCCCGGCAGAAGTTCCGGCGCCGAAAGACGACGCCACCTCTGGCCAGAAAGCTGGCGACGGCGCGACGCAAAAGCCCAAGGCCCCAAAGACGAAGAAGCCGTCGGCGCCGGAGCCGTCAGCGGCGCCTAAGGACGCGTGGATCGCCTATACAGACGGCGCGTGCACCGGCAACCCGGGGCCCGCGGGCGCCGGCTTCATCGTCATCGGTCCCGACGGCGGCGCGCCGCGTGAAGGCTTCGAGTGGCTCGGCGAAGGCACCAACAACGTCGCGGAGTTGACGGCGGTCCTACGTGCCGCTGAAGCGGTTCCGCTCGACGCGCCCGAGGTCGTCATCCACACGGACAGCAAGTACGCCATCGGCGTCTTGTCTATGGGGTGGAAGGCGAAGGCGAATCAGGCGCTCATCGCGAAGGCGAAGAGCGCCCTCAAGGAGCTCCGCAAGGTGCGCTTCGTCTACGTGAAGGGACACGCCGGCATTCCATTGAACGAGCGCGCCGACGAGCTGGCACGCGAGGCGATCGTGGTTCGTCGTTCGATGTTGCTCGGTCGCTCGTAG